Below is a window of Chitinispirillales bacterium DNA.
CGTCGGTTGCGGCTATTACCGATGAATCGTATCACCGCGGAGTTCACCAATTGCGAAGAATATGCAACGATTTACAAGATGCGGCAATGTCTCTGAGAATGATTCCTTTGAGCGGACTTTTCAAAAAGATGTCAAGGCTTGTTCACGATTTGTCAAAAGTTGTAAATAAAAAAATTGATTTGGTTATAATAGGTGAAAATACGGATGTAGATAAATCTGTTTTTGAATTAATAAACGACCCTCTTGTCCATATCATAAGAAACGCATGCGACCATGGAATTGAAATGTCGAAAGAACGAATCGCCGCCGGTAAAAAAGAAACTGGGACGATAACGATTACAGCCGAACACAGAGGCGGCGCTGTATGGATTTCCGTAAAAGACGACGGACAGGGACTTAACAAAAAAAAGATTTTGGATAAAGCTGTTGAATTGGGACTAATTTCTATAGACGATCAGCTCACTGACAACGACGTTTGGCAATTGATTTTATACCCAGGGTTTTCAACCGCAAGTATTATTTCAGACGTTTCCGGACGCGGAGTCGGAATGGACGTTGTCCAAAAAAATGTTGAGGACCTGCACGGACAAATTTTTATAACGACACAAGAAGGACAAGGGACGGAATTTACAATCCGTATTCCGCTTACGTTGGCAATAATCGACGGAATGATAGTAAAGGTTTCCGATTCGTTATACGTTGTTCCTACACTCACAATTAAGCAAAGTTTGCGATATGACAAAAGAAACATAACTTATTCGCCGGAACATGAAGAAATTCTAAAATACAAAGACAACCTTATTCCGGTTATTAAAGTCGGTAATTTGTTCAACAATAACAACAAAGGAACGCCTGAAGACGGCATATTGATTATAATTGAAGAAGCCGGAACCTCCATCGCACTTTTAGTAGATTGTATCGTAGGACAACAACAAATCGTTATAAAGGGACTTTCAAGTTACGTAAATAAGGCGCGCGGAACAAATGGCTGCACTATTTTAGGAGACGGTTCTATTGCACTAATCCTTGAAACTAAAACGTTAGCCGACATGGCTCTTGAAAATGTTAATAAAGAACAAAGAATACCGCCCGCTAAAAATACAACCAAAAAGAACAATGACGAGGAGTGAGTATGCAAGAAGAAGAAAGCATAATTTCAAAAGTAATTCCTATCAGCGATTCGGAGTTTAGAAAAATTTCCGTATTAGTGTATCAAAATTTTGGAATAAACCTCACAGAATCAAAAAGAAGCTTAGTTATAAGTCGGCTTCAAAAAGTTTTGAAAATTCATAAATTCAAAACTTTTATAGAATATATAAATTATTTGCAGACCGAAAAAGGAAAAGACGCTCTAAACGAATTAGTGAACCGCATTTCGACAAACCATACTTTTTTTTATCGCGAGTATAGGCATTTTGAATTTTTTGAAAAAATCGCATTGCCGGAAGCAAAAACGTTACGCACAAAACAAGGAATTCGCAAAATAAAATTATGGTGTGCGGCGGCGTCGCGAGGCGATGAACCATATACGATTATGATACACCTAATGCGTTTTCTTGGGCGTGATTATCCTCTATGGGAAACCGGACTTTTGGCGACGGACATTTCAGAGGACGCTCTTAGAGAAGCGATTGCCGGTATTTATCCTTTTGAAAGAGTTGATAAAATAGACAAAGCGACTCTCAAAGAATATTTCGACGTTGAAAACGGATATTATAGAGTTAAAGAATCGTTGCGCAAAGGGGTAATGTTTAGGAAATTCAATTTAATAACAAATATATTCCCATTCAAAGGTGACTTTGACATGATTTTTTGTCGAAACGTAATGATATATTTTGATGAAAAAACAAAAATAGAATTAACAAAAAAACTTTACGATCAACTTCGCGTCGGCGGATATTTGTTTATAGGGCATTCCGAAACGCTTAACGGACTCGGTTCTAATTTTAAACAAGTCCAGTCGGCTATATACCAGAAAGTATAATTCGGTATTGCATATTTTATTAGGATTATAATATTTTACCGCACATGATGTGTAAAATTGTGAAAGGATTCAATGAATAGCGCTATGATTCTTGGGGTTGGAGATCTAGGTGCGTCGGCTCAAAAAGGGGCGATAATAAAGACGTACGCATTGGGATCTTGCGTAGCGGTGATTATCCTAGACAGAAGGACTCACTGCGTAGGAATGGCGCATGTCGCACTTCCAGAATCGACGACTTCTCCCACAAAAGCAGAAACGCTTCCGGGATATTTCGCCGACACTGCGATACCGGCGTTGTTTAACGCAATGAGAAATGCGGCAGGCGGAATACTTTCATCTCCATATGATTTGATTGTGAAAATATGCGGTGGCGCTAACATTGCCGATAAGGAAGGAACTTTTAATATAGGGAAACGTAACGCATTGGCTATAAAAAAGTACTTATGGAAATATGGACTTGCTCCGCGTTCCGACGATACAGGCGGCGA
It encodes the following:
- a CDS encoding protein-glutamate O-methyltransferase CheR; translation: MQEEESIISKVIPISDSEFRKISVLVYQNFGINLTESKRSLVISRLQKVLKIHKFKTFIEYINYLQTEKGKDALNELVNRISTNHTFFYREYRHFEFFEKIALPEAKTLRTKQGIRKIKLWCAAASRGDEPYTIMIHLMRFLGRDYPLWETGLLATDISEDALREAIAGIYPFERVDKIDKATLKEYFDVENGYYRVKESLRKGVMFRKFNLITNIFPFKGDFDMIFCRNVMIYFDEKTKIELTKKLYDQLRVGGYLFIGHSETLNGLGSNFKQVQSAIYQKV
- a CDS encoding chemotaxis protein CheD → MNSAMILGVGDLGASAQKGAIIKTYALGSCVAVIILDRRTHCVGMAHVALPESTTSPTKAETLPGYFADTAIPALFNAMRNAAGGILSSPYDLIVKICGGANIADKEGTFNIGKRNALAIKKYLWKYGLAPRSDDTGGDFSRTVTLYQENGVVEISSPNKKNWKI